From Candidatus Dependentiae bacterium, the proteins below share one genomic window:
- the tsaB gene encoding tRNA (adenosine(37)-N6)-threonylcarbamoyltransferase complex dimerization subunit type 1 TsaB: MASFLAINSTYQHVQIALYNDDSLIAQHQEHKYRASKNLIPLIDSLLLGNNLKLADINFICINKGPGPFTTLRTVITTINGISFAAGTPLIGINCLDAFLQEYKNPDYPHTVILLNAFGQDVYFATDKHQGYKNIDLILQELKKIFGSNPIRFLGNGTELHQENIKDILNAQAIIPSPLPLHCSIEQIASMALQKWIQQEDIMYQIMPLYIKEQQFS; encoded by the coding sequence ATGGCATCATTTTTAGCAATAAACAGTACGTATCAACATGTTCAAATCGCCCTCTATAATGATGACTCTCTCATTGCGCAACATCAAGAACATAAGTATAGGGCGAGTAAAAATCTTATCCCTTTGATCGATTCATTACTACTGGGTAACAATCTGAAATTAGCTGATATTAACTTCATTTGTATTAATAAAGGCCCTGGCCCGTTTACAACGCTCCGTACAGTAATTACCACAATCAATGGAATTAGTTTTGCTGCAGGCACACCCCTAATTGGTATTAATTGTCTTGATGCTTTTTTGCAAGAATATAAAAACCCTGATTATCCACATACCGTTATTTTGTTAAATGCGTTTGGGCAAGACGTGTATTTTGCAACAGACAAACATCAAGGCTATAAAAATATTGACTTGATATTGCAGGAGCTCAAAAAAATTTTTGGTAGTAATCCTATTCGTTTTTTAGGAAATGGAACCGAACTTCATCAAGAAAATATTAAAGATATACTTAATGCCCAAGCGATTATTCCCTCTCCATTACCACTACATTGCTCAATAGAACAAATCGCTTCTATGGCATTACAAAAATGGATACAACAAGAAGATATTATGTACCAAATCATGCCGCTTTATATCAAAGAGCAGCAATTTAGTTAA